Proteins encoded together in one Desulfonatronovibrio magnus window:
- a CDS encoding DUF1566 domain-containing protein yields the protein MRKMWRALFITAALAFILCLSGLVMSGEAQARFTDNGNGTVTDTETGLMWTKDANPVGWLNWDDAWRGCSSFSISGIGGWRLPSRDELSAIYHAIQSGHPFTGVQSYGYWSSTAYAGRRDAAWAVSMRGGQVDVIHKSTRSHVWPVRAGQ from the coding sequence ATGAGGAAAATGTGGAGAGCGCTTTTCATAACAGCGGCCCTGGCCTTTATTCTCTGCCTGAGCGGACTGGTCATGTCCGGCGAAGCTCAGGCCCGGTTCACGGACAATGGGAACGGGACGGTGACGGACACGGAGACGGGGCTGATGTGGACCAAGGATGCCAACCCGGTCGGCTGGTTGAATTGGGATGACGCCTGGCGGGGGTGCAGCTCTTTCAGCATCTCCGGAATTGGCGGATGGCGGCTGCCGAGCAGGGATGAGCTTTCGGCTATATACCATGCAATTCAAAGCGGACATCCCTTTACCGGGGTCCAGTCGTACGGCTACTGGTCCAGCACGGCCTACGCGGGCCGCAGGGACGCCGCGTGGGCCGTGTCCATGCGCGGCGGCCAAGTGGACGTCATCCACAAGTCCACCCGCTCCCACGTGTGGCCGGTCCGCGCCGGACAGTGA